Genomic segment of Microbacterium sp. M28:
GCAGGCCGCGGTTGGTGCCGAAGATCTCACCGGACTCCGGCGAGTTCACGAGGAAGTTGACCAGCGTGGCCGCAGCCTCGGGGTGCTCGGTGTTGGCCGCGATCGTGTGCAGCATCGAGGGCTTCAGGTAGAGATCCTTCGCGTCCTCTTCCGTGACCGGAGGAGCGATGAGGTTCAGCTCGGTGTAGCCCTCGCCCAGGCCGGCCAGGTAGCCGGCGCCGAAGTTGTCCCAGGTCAGCTCGCTCGCCGTCAGCGCGCTGTCGAAGCCGCCCTTCGGGAGGACCTCCTCGACGCGCTGCTGCGGAACCCCGATGCCGTCGCGGATCGGCTGGCCCTCTTCCCAGAACTTCGTGAGCCGGTCCTCGTCGAATCCTGCTTCGCTGTCCTCGGTGAACAGCTCTCCGCCTTCGGCGCGCAGCTGGAGTTCGAAGTTCTGGATGCGGCCGGTGTAGTCGCCGCCGCCCCAGAACGCGCCGCCCGAGGCGTCGGTGACCTCACCCATCCAGTCGATGTAGTCCGTCCAGGACCCGCCGCCGAAGTTCTCGACGCCTGCGGTCTCGAGCAGGACGGGGTTCGTGAACAGGCCCCACGCGTTCGTGGACGTCGCGATGCCGTAGGTCGTGTCGTCGACGACGCCGATGTCGAGGATGTTCTGCGGCAGCGGGTCGGTCTCGATGATGTCGCCGAGGTAGGGGTCGAGATCGAGCAGCAGCCCGTTCTGCGAGTACTGGCGCAGGTAGGAGTAGTCGAACTGCATCACGTCGGGCAGATTCTTGCCCGCTGCCTCGGTCTGACGCTTCTCCCAGAACTCCGGGAACGCCAGGAAGGAGACGTTCACCGTGATGTTCGGGTACTCCTCGTTGAACGCGTCGATCGCCTCGTTGTACAGCTCGGCGCGGACGTCGTTGCCCCAGAACGCCAGGTCCAGGGTGACCTTCTCATCGGGGTCGTAGGTCGCTGCCGCCTCCGGCTCGCTGCTGGAGCAGCCGGCCAGGACGATGGCAGCGCTGGCGGCGAACGCGCCGACTGCGAGCACACGCTTCTTGTTGAACATCTTTGTCCTCTCTGTGAACGCCTCTGTTCGGACCGCGGAACCTCAGCGTCTCGGGTGGTGTGGTGCACGCGCTCCGTGGTGCGGGAAAGCGCTTACCGAGAATCTAGCTCAGATAAAAACGTTTCGCAAGGCTCGATCGTATAACGGTATTCAACGTTGTAAAGCCGAGTGGCCGTGACGGATCGCGGACGCGATGACGAATCACGGACGAATCCGGCCGATCGATCCGTGAAAATCACCAGGTCCGTGAATCGTCTTCCGATCCGAGCGGCGATCAGGCGGTCGAGGCTCTGGCGCGCAGTTCGAACGGCGTGACGAACTCGCGGGCCTCGGCGGGGGCCGTGCCGCGGATCCGTTCCAGCAGGAACGTCACAGCCGTGCGGGCGGTGACCTCGTGCGCCGGCGACACCGAACTGAGCCGCGGTGAGAGGAAGTCGCTCTCGGGCAGGTCGTCGAATCCGATCACGCGGACATCCTCCGGCACGCGGATGCCGGCATCCGCGAAGCCCCGCAGCGCACCGATCGCGACGCCGTCCGTGGGGCAGAACACGCCGTCGACGGGGACGCCGGATTCGGCGACGCGCTGCGCCGCACGGTACCCCTCCTGCATGGTGAAGTCCGCGACGTCGAAGAAGAGTCGGGGGTCGGGGGTGATCCCGGCATCCCGGAGCGCCTGCTGGTACCCCTCGAGCCGCAGGTCGCGCACCGAATCAGACAGGGTGAAGCGGACGTCGAAGATCGCGACGGTGCGCGAGCCCTGCGCGATCAGGTGCGCGGTCGCCGCGTAGGAGCCGTCGACGTTCGGCATGGCGATGTGATCGAGTGGCCCGTCGAAGATCCCCTCGCCGAGCAGCACTACCGGATAGTCCACACGCAGCAGGCCCTTGTCCGCAGGGCCCAGTCCGACGGTCGACAGCAGCAGGCCGTCGTGCATGCGGTTCTGCGACAGTGTCATCGCCTCGAGTTCGCGCTCGCGCACGGCGTCCGTGTGCTCGATCTCGACGCGATACCCTTCCTCGCCGGCGATCGTGGCCACCAGGGCGGCGAGGCGGGCGAAGTAGTGATCGCCGATGTTCGGGACGGCAAGGCCCAGGGTGCCGGTCCGGCCGGTGCGGAGGTTCCGGGCGGCGGCGTTGACGCGGTAATCGAGCTCCTCGACGGCCGCGAGGACCTTCTGCCGCGTCGACTCGCGCACATGCGGATGGGCGTTCAGGACGTTGGACACGGTCATCGGCGAGACGCCGGCGGCCTTGGCCACGTCCTGGATCGTCGTCATCCGTCCATCCTCCCTCGGGTCTTGCCCACGACGGAATTGTATCGCTACAATTCCGGACGAGCCCCACGTGGGACCGACCCCGAAACCACTCCTCGGAGAGGACATCATGCCCAGCACCCGTGTCGTCATCGACCTCGACCTTCCCGGCGCGACGATCAGCCGTCACCTGTACGGCCACTTCGCCGAGCACCTCGGACGGTGCATCTACGGCGGCTTCTTCGTCGGCGAGGGATCCGACATCCCGAACGAGGGCGGCATCCGCCTCGACGTCGTCGAGGCGCTGCGCGAGTTGAAGATCCCGAACCTGCGCTGGCCGGGTGGATGCTTCGCCGACGACTACCACTGGCGCGACGGCATCGGCCCGCGCGACGAGCGCCCCCGGATGGTCAACTCGCACTGGGGCGACGTCGTCGAGGACAACTCCTTCGGCACGCACGAGTTCATGCAGCTGTGCGAGATGCTCGGTGCCGACGCGTACGTGAACGGCAACGTCGGCTCCGGCACGGTCCGTGAGATGAGCGAATGGATCGAGTACCTCACGCGCGCCGATGACTCGCCGATGGCATCGCTTCGCCGCCAGAACGGTCGCGATGAGCCGTGGAAGGTGCCCTTCTTCGGCATCGGCAACGAGGCGTGGGGATGTGGTGGCAACATGCGCGCCGAGACCTACGCGGACCTCGCCCGTCAGTACGCGACCTACGTCCGCAACCACGGCGACAACACCGTCTACCGGATCGCCGCAGGTGCGAACGTCGATGACTACGAGTGGACCGACGTGCTGATGAAGGCGCTCGGATGCCTCGGCTGCGACGGCCAGGGCTCCTCGCCCTACCAGGCGCTCTCGCTGCACTACTACACGATGAGCGGCTCGTGGGAGAGCAAGGGCTCAGCCACCGAGTTCGACCAGGACGAGTGGTACCTCACGCTGTCCCGTGCGTACCGCATCGAGGAACTGCTCACCCGGCACAGCACGGTCATGGACCGGCACGACCCGCGGCGGCGCGTCGGCCTCGTCCTGGACGAGTGGGGTACGTGGTGGGATGTCGAGCCCGGCACGAACCCCGGGTTCCTGTACCAGCAGAACACGCTCAGGGACGCGCTGGTCGCCAGCGTGCACTTCGACGCCTTCCACCGCCACGCCGATCGCCTGGTGATGGCCAACATCGCCCAGACGGTGAACGTGCTGCAGGCGATGCTGCTGACCGACCCGGACACCGGCGCCCTGGTGAAGACCCCGACGTTCCACGTGTTCGCCATGAACACCGGCCACCACGACGCGCAGGCGCTCGCCGCCCACGTCGTCGACGCGGACACGCGCGCCTCGGACGGTCGCGACCTGCCGCTGCTGTCGGCCTCCGCATCCACGAAGGACGGCGCGGCCCTCGTCTCGCTGTCGAACCTCGACGCCGAGCAGGCGAGGACGGTCGTGCTCGATCTGCGTGGCGCCGACGTCGCCGGCTTCAGTGCACGGGTGCTGACGGCGGCATCCACGGCCGAGCACAACACTCCGCAGAATCCGGATGCCGTGGCTCCCGCGGCGCACGACGGCATCCGTCGCCACGAGCGAGGACTCGAGGTCGACCTGCCGGCGCACTCCTACGTGACGGTGTCGCTGGAGCTGGCGTGACGCAGGAGGCCTACCTGTTCGTCTACTTCACCGGCGAGACGGGTGCGGACGACGAGGCGATCCGGTTCGCGGTGACCGCTGGGGACGACCCGCTGGCGGACTGGATCGAACTGGGCGACGGCGAGCCGCTGATCCGTTCTGTGATGGGGGAGCGCGGTCTGCGAGACCCGCATCTCGTCCGGCATCCGCAGCAGGGCCGCTGGTACCTGATGGCGACCGACCTGCGCATCCAGGGCAGGCCGGAGGGCTTCGCCGCGGCGCAGCAGACCGGCTCGCGCGACATCATGGTGTGGGAATCGGCCGACCTCGTCACGTGGTCCGAACAGCGTCGGCTGACTGTCGCGCCGCCGGATGCCGGAAACGCCTGGGCTCCGGAGGCGGTGTGGGATGCCGAGCGCGAGGAGTTCTTCGTGTTCTGGGCATCCGCGCTGTACCCGCCGGAGCTGGCACCGGTCGACCGGCGCATCCAGGATTCGTACCAGCGGATGTTCTTCGCGACGACGAGCGACTTCGTGACGGTCGGCGAGCCGCACCCATGGATCGACGAGCGGCGAGGCCCCGGTCGGGGGTTCATCGATTCGACGATCGTCCGGGACGCGGGCGCGTACTACCGCTTCACGAAGGACGAGGCGACGATGCTCCCCGTGCTGGACCGCAGCCGCGACCTGCACGCGCCGGAGTGGGTGCGCATCGCCGACAGGCTCGGACTCGGGCAGCCCAACCCGTGGGGCGGCACCTTCACCGAGGGTGAGGGGCCGACGGCCTTCCGCTCCGAGCGCGACGGATGCTGGTACCTGTTCATCGACCAGCCCGGCTACCACGGCGGTGCGGGCTATCTCGCCTTCCGTATCACGGACCTGGATGCCGGGACCCTCGAATCGGTGCCGGCAGAGCTTCCGCGCAGCCCGCGGCACGGCACCGTCGTGCCGATCTCCGCGGTCGAGCGCGACCGGATGCTGGCGGCGTACGCGACCGGGAGTCTGATCGATGCCTGACGGGTATCTGCTCGTGCACTTCGTCGAGGACCACGAGGGCCACGGCGAGAAGATCTACTTCTCGCTGAGCGTCCGCGACGATCCGCTGCGCTGGACGCGTGCGAACGGCGGAGAGGCCGTGCTGGAGTCGACGCTCGGCACGACGGGCGTCCGCGACCCGTACCTCGTGCGCGGGGAGGATGAGGCGTTCATCATCGCGACCGATCTGCGGGTGTGGACAGGCGCGGAGCACGACTGGGACGGGTGGACCCGGCACGGCAGCAGGTCGCTCGTCATCTGGCGTTCGACCGATCTCGTCACGTGGTCCGAACCCTGGCTGATCGAGGTCGCGCCGCCCACCGCAGGGATGGCCTGGGCACCGGAGGCGCTCTACGACGCGGCGACGGGCGAGTTCCTGGTGTACTGGTCGAGCTCGCTGTACGACGAGGCGGATGCCGCGCACGCCCGTGATTCGTATCCGCGGATCCTGGCGGCGAGGACGACGGACTTCCGTTCGTTCTCGGAGCCGTTCGTGCTCGCGGACTTCGGACCGGGGCATGGCGTGATCGACCTGACGATGGTCGAGCACGAGGGGCGGACGCATCGTTTCCTGAAATCGACCGATGAGCGGCGGCTGTTCCAGGAGGATGGCTCGTCGCCGATGTCGTCCGACTTCACGATGGTCGCGTCGCGCATCGCCGACGATCTGTACGAGCACGTCGAGGCGCCGCTGATCTTCTTCGATGCGAAGGCGGGGTGCTGGTACCTCTGGGTCGATCAGTACTCGGACTGGCCGCAGGGGTACATCGCACTGCGCTCGACCGACCTCGCGGCGGGGGACTGGCAGCCGGTGCCGCGCGACGAGTTCGTGCTGCCTGCGAACACGAAGCACGGCGTCGTGGTGCCGCTGCGCCCCGGTGAGTGGGATCGACTCGCCGAGGCCTTCGGCCCCCTCGATCGTTGAGTGAGGGTCAACGAGCGGAGGTGAGAGCGGTCGAGCCGCGGACCACGAGCTCGGGCTGATAGACCACGCTCATGAGGTCGGGGGCCTCCGTGCCGTTGACGCGGGCGATCAGCAGTTCGGCGGCGGCGCGACCCATCTCGCGCGCGGGCTGCCGCACCGACGTCAGTGGTACCTGGGCGATCGCGGCGAACTCGATGTCGTCGTACCCCACGACGGCCACGTCCTCCGGAACGCGCACGCCGGAGGCGATCAGCCGGTGCACCAGACCGACCGCGAGATGGTCGTTCGAGGTGACGATGCCGTCGGGACGGTCCTCCGGTCGCCGCGCGGCGATCTCGTCACCGAACGCGAGGCCCCGCTGCATGGTGGTGATGGTCGCCCAGATCGGCTCGATGGTCGTTCCTGGGTGCTCGGCGACGGCGAGCCGAGCACCGGCGAGACGCTCACGGACCTGCCGCACCTCCTCGCGGGCGCCGACGAACGCCAGTCGGCGTCGCCCGGTGGCGATCAGATGCTCGGCTGCGAGTCGGCCGCCGGCGACGTCGTCGAGGGACACCGAGGGGATCTCTCCGGAATCGTCGACCGCGTCCACGAGAACGACGGGCACCCCGCGCCGGCGCAGTCGCTCCTGCCACGCATCCACGGGGCCGAACGGGCTCACCAGCGCGCCCTCCACCTGCACCCGCTCGAACAGCTCGAGGTGGTCGAGCTCCTTGGCGATGTCGTCGCTCGCATTGCCGACGAGGATCCGCAGGCCGGCGGCGGCCGCGGCATCCTCCGCGCCGGCGACCATGTCGGCGAAGAAGGGGTTGGCGATGTTGATGACGGTCATCCCGAGCAGCCCGCTCCGACCGACGCGCAGCTGCTGCGCCGCCTGCAGTGGGACGTAGCCGAGCCGATCACTCGCGGCGCGGACCCGCTCGGCCAGCTCGTCGCTGACGCGTCCAGGTCGATTCAGCGCATTCGAAACGGTGCTGATCGATACCCCGGCGAGCTCGGCGACATCCCGGATGCCCACGCGTTTCACATCGCCCTCCCTTAGACGCCTGCACTTCTGGCAATGGTATGCGCTTTCCTCGGAGGGAGGCGCATCCGTGACGCGCGGACAAAAACGTTTCGCACTTTTGCTTGCCACGGTGATGCGGCACGTGCAAGACTGCCGGACGAGCGGCTGGAATGCGCTTTCCGCACATTCATCCCCCGCCTCTCCAACGTTTTCCTTTGCCACCGCCGTCAACAGGAGAGAACTGTGCCCCACGAGTTCGCCATCCCCGCCCATCGAGCCCCGCAACCTTCCGGCACAGCCACGAAGACCACTCGACTCCGCGTCGGCGGGATCATCGCCGCCACCGTGGTCGTGGGATCCCTCATCACGGCTCCAGCCGCCGCCGCGGTGCTCGCACCGAACGAGGATGGTGCCTGGCGCTTCGACTTCGGCACCGCGTCGAGTCCAGTCGCGGAGGGGCACCAGCAGGTGCTGACGAGCTCGCTGTACACGCCGGAGGCCGGCTGGGGCGTCACACTCCCCGACGGCGCCTCGCTGTTCGATCGCGACCGCAGTACCGACGGTTCGCCCGCCGGTGCGATGGAGGACGACTTCATCGCGGGCACGAACTGGGGCTTCGCCCTGGACGGCGTTCCCGAGGGCGACTACGAGGTGACGGTCACGATCGGCGACGGGCTCAGCTCGGCATCCGGAACCAACGCGACCCTCACGCTCGAGGGCGTCGCCCAGACGCGCCTGGCATCCGAGCGCGGCACCAACCTGACCACGACGTTCCCGGTGACGGTGACGGACGGGCAGCTCACGATCGGCGTGACCGGATCCGGGCTCGGCGCCTACATCAACGGTCTGGTCGTGGCACCTGTCACGCCGGATGCCCCGGCTGATCTCGTCGCGGCGAAGGTGGCGTGGAACGGAGTCGACCTGACCTGGTCGGCAGCAGAGGGCGCCGCCGAGTACCGCGTGCTTCGCGCCGACGTCGAGGGTGACACCACCGGCGAGTTCGCGCAGATCGGCGAGTCCGCCGAGCCGACTTACACCGATGCATCCGTGGTGCAGGGCGGTTCGTACGCCTATGCGATCGTGGCCGCGAGCGCCTACGACCGCGTCTCCTCGCCCTCGGCCGAGGTCCGCTCCGGGGTTATCCCGGAGCTCGTCGCCCCGGAGGCACCGACCGACCTGACGATCGCTCAGGTCACCGCCGACGCCGTCGTGCTGGCGTGGTCTCCGGTCGCGAACGGTGACGCGTACGTCCTCGAGCGCGCCGGCGCAGATGGCGCCTTCACCGAACTCGCCGTGCTGGAGACCCCCGGCTACACAGATGCCGTGGACACGACGCAGCCGTGGTCGTACCGGGTGACCGCCCGCAACCAGGTCGGCTCGTCCCCGGCATCCGACGCGGTGGTCTCGACGATCTACACGGCACCGGCTCCGATCCCCGCCGGCGACGTCGTCACGTTCGACTTCGGCGCGGGCCAGGTCGCCGACGGTGCGCTCGCCGTCACCTCCGCGACCGCGTACGACGCGGCGTGGGGCTACGGATTCTCCACCGCACCGGCATCCGCGACCCCTGACATCGACCGCGGCGGCGACGACCCGCTGCGCAGCGATTTCGTCGCGGCGGCCGGCGCGACGTTCGAGATCGACCTGGGAGCAGGCGACTACTCGGTCCAGGTCGTCGCCGGCGACGCCGAAGCGGCGAGCACGACGACCATCACGGCCGAGAGCATCGCCAAGGTCCAGGCCAATCCGCAGGCGGCCGGTTCGTACCTCGAGATGGCCTTCCCGATCGCTCTGGTCGACGGGCGGCTGACCCTGCAGATCGCGGGGGATGCCGCGGCGCTGAACGCCCTCACCATCACCCGCCTGCCGGCGCGCGTCGCCGGCGCCATCGGCACCGCGTACATCACGGGCGATTCGACCGTGCAGACCTACGACCCCATCGCGTACGCGCCGCAGGCCGGCTGGGGGCAGATGATCGACCGGTTCTTCGCCGACGACATCGCGTTCGCCAACCACGCGATCGGCGGTCGGTCCTCGAAGAACTTCATCACGCAGGGCCGGTTGGACGAGGTGCTGCGCAGCATCCGTCCCGGTGACTACCTGATGGTCCAGTTCGGGCACAACGACGCCACGCAGGGAGTGGATGACCGCTACGCGAGCCCGGCCGATTACAAGGAGTATCTGCGCGTCTACGTCGAGGGTGCGCGTCAGCGCGGGGCCACTCCGATCCTCGTGACGCCGGTGTCTCGGCGCTCCTTCAACGCGGAGACGGGGGAGTTCAACGTCAGCTTCCCGGAGTACGTCGCCAAGATGACGGAGCTCGCCGTCGAGGAGGACGTGCCGCTCGTCGACCTCTCGGCATCAAGCCGGGCGTACCTGAACGAGATCGGACCGGATGCCGCCAAGGCGGTCTTCCTGCACGTCGACCCTGGCGTGTTCCCGAACCGGCCCGCCGGTACCGTCGACGACACGCACTTCCAGGAGTACGGCGCGATCCAGATGGCGCGACTCGTGGCGCAGGGGGTCGCGCAGCTCGATGACCCGCTGGCGGAGAAGGTCGCCGACATCCAGCCGCCCGCCGAGGTGCCCTCGGCTCCGCAGAACGTGGTCGCCGGAGCCATCAGCAACGGAGGCGCGACCCTGCAGTGGGACGCATCGCCGACCGCCGACATCTACAAGATCTACCGGCAGGCGGTCACCGACCCCGATCTCGCCTGGTCGCTGGTGGGCATGGTGACCCAGACCAG
This window contains:
- a CDS encoding glycoside hydrolase family 43 protein, whose product is MPDGYLLVHFVEDHEGHGEKIYFSLSVRDDPLRWTRANGGEAVLESTLGTTGVRDPYLVRGEDEAFIIATDLRVWTGAEHDWDGWTRHGSRSLVIWRSTDLVTWSEPWLIEVAPPTAGMAWAPEALYDAATGEFLVYWSSSLYDEADAAHARDSYPRILAARTTDFRSFSEPFVLADFGPGHGVIDLTMVEHEGRTHRFLKSTDERRLFQEDGSSPMSSDFTMVASRIADDLYEHVEAPLIFFDAKAGCWYLWVDQYSDWPQGYIALRSTDLAAGDWQPVPRDEFVLPANTKHGVVVPLRPGEWDRLAEAFGPLDR
- a CDS encoding glycoside hydrolase family 43 protein; its protein translation is MTQEAYLFVYFTGETGADDEAIRFAVTAGDDPLADWIELGDGEPLIRSVMGERGLRDPHLVRHPQQGRWYLMATDLRIQGRPEGFAAAQQTGSRDIMVWESADLVTWSEQRRLTVAPPDAGNAWAPEAVWDAEREEFFVFWASALYPPELAPVDRRIQDSYQRMFFATTSDFVTVGEPHPWIDERRGPGRGFIDSTIVRDAGAYYRFTKDEATMLPVLDRSRDLHAPEWVRIADRLGLGQPNPWGGTFTEGEGPTAFRSERDGCWYLFIDQPGYHGGAGYLAFRITDLDAGTLESVPAELPRSPRHGTVVPISAVERDRMLAAYATGSLIDA
- a CDS encoding LacI family DNA-binding transcriptional regulator, with amino-acid sequence MTTIQDVAKAAGVSPMTVSNVLNAHPHVRESTRQKVLAAVEELDYRVNAAARNLRTGRTGTLGLAVPNIGDHYFARLAALVATIAGEEGYRVEIEHTDAVRERELEAMTLSQNRMHDGLLLSTVGLGPADKGLLRVDYPVVLLGEGIFDGPLDHIAMPNVDGSYAATAHLIAQGSRTVAIFDVRFTLSDSVRDLRLEGYQQALRDAGITPDPRLFFDVADFTMQEGYRAAQRVAESGVPVDGVFCPTDGVAIGALRGFADAGIRVPEDVRVIGFDDLPESDFLSPRLSSVSPAHEVTARTAVTFLLERIRGTAPAEAREFVTPFELRARASTA
- a CDS encoding ABC transporter substrate-binding protein, whose translation is MFNKKRVLAVGAFAASAAIVLAGCSSSEPEAAATYDPDEKVTLDLAFWGNDVRAELYNEAIDAFNEEYPNITVNVSFLAFPEFWEKRQTEAAGKNLPDVMQFDYSYLRQYSQNGLLLDLDPYLGDIIETDPLPQNILDIGVVDDTTYGIATSTNAWGLFTNPVLLETAGVENFGGGSWTDYIDWMGEVTDASGGAFWGGGDYTGRIQNFELQLRAEGGELFTEDSEAGFDEDRLTKFWEEGQPIRDGIGVPQQRVEEVLPKGGFDSALTASELTWDNFGAGYLAGLGEGYTELNLIAPPVTEEDAKDLYLKPSMLHTIAANTEHPEAAATLVNFLVNSPESGEIFGTNRGLPASETALDAAELDPISQQIKDYEESIADRLGDAPPAPIVGYGTLEEKFRQLGTELNFGTITVDEAVTQFFAEMDVVLNQ
- a CDS encoding LacI family DNA-binding transcriptional regulator, coding for MKRVGIRDVAELAGVSISTVSNALNRPGRVSDELAERVRAASDRLGYVPLQAAQQLRVGRSGLLGMTVINIANPFFADMVAGAEDAAAAAGLRILVGNASDDIAKELDHLELFERVQVEGALVSPFGPVDAWQERLRRRGVPVVLVDAVDDSGEIPSVSLDDVAGGRLAAEHLIATGRRRLAFVGAREEVRQVRERLAGARLAVAEHPGTTIEPIWATITTMQRGLAFGDEIAARRPEDRPDGIVTSNDHLAVGLVHRLIASGVRVPEDVAVVGYDDIEFAAIAQVPLTSVRQPAREMGRAAAELLIARVNGTEAPDLMSVVYQPELVVRGSTALTSAR
- a CDS encoding alpha-N-arabinofuranosidase; this encodes MPSTRVVIDLDLPGATISRHLYGHFAEHLGRCIYGGFFVGEGSDIPNEGGIRLDVVEALRELKIPNLRWPGGCFADDYHWRDGIGPRDERPRMVNSHWGDVVEDNSFGTHEFMQLCEMLGADAYVNGNVGSGTVREMSEWIEYLTRADDSPMASLRRQNGRDEPWKVPFFGIGNEAWGCGGNMRAETYADLARQYATYVRNHGDNTVYRIAAGANVDDYEWTDVLMKALGCLGCDGQGSSPYQALSLHYYTMSGSWESKGSATEFDQDEWYLTLSRAYRIEELLTRHSTVMDRHDPRRRVGLVLDEWGTWWDVEPGTNPGFLYQQNTLRDALVASVHFDAFHRHADRLVMANIAQTVNVLQAMLLTDPDTGALVKTPTFHVFAMNTGHHDAQALAAHVVDADTRASDGRDLPLLSASASTKDGAALVSLSNLDAEQARTVVLDLRGADVAGFSARVLTAASTAEHNTPQNPDAVAPAAHDGIRRHERGLEVDLPAHSYVTVSLELA